The genomic region AACACGTCGAGTTCGGCAGCCTCACCGCTGCCATCGACCACCCGGATCCGGAAGAGGGCATCGACCAGGGACGTGGGAATCCCCGAGAAGGACCCGTTCGGGTTGAGGTCGATCCCGTCCGGGAAGGCCCCCCGGACCAGGCTCCAGGTGTAGGGGGCCGTGCCGCCGGTCGTCTGGACGGCATTGCTCCAGTAATAGTCGCCGACGGTCCCCGGAGGACGGTCCGACGGGATGGCGGCCAGGGAAGAACCGGTCGGGTTGACGACGAGGGAATAGTCGTGCGTGACGCTCGCGCTTTCGCCGTCCGTTACCTGGAGGGTGAAGCCACAGGTTCCGGGCTGTGACGGCGTCCCAAAGATCCGGCCCCCGCTGAAGGACAGGCCGGCGGGCAGCGAACCGGAAGCGATGGCCCAGGTGTAGGGCGGGGTCCCCCCGGCAGCGAAGGCGGTCTCGTCGTAGTTGTAGCCTGCGTAACCCGCCGCCAGGCTGCCGGTGATGATGGAGAGGGTCCGGCCCAGGACCAGGTACTTCAGGGCAAACCCCGTCATGTCCCCCAGGGACGCGGGGGACTGGCCGACGTTACAGCTGCCGATAAGACTGCCGTCGAGGCCGTTGAGCCGGGTTACCGTGTCTCCGATGGAATCGGTGACCCAGAGGTTGCCGGCCGCGTCCACGGAAACGCCGAAGGGGCCGCTGCCGGCGGGGTAGGTCCCCACGACGCTGCCGTCCGAGCCCCGGATCCGGGTGACGGTATTGCTCCCGCTCGTCACCCACACGTCGTCGGCGGCGTCCACCGCGATGCCGCCGGGCGACGTCCCGACGGGATACGTCGCCAGGGTGGCCCCCGTGACCCGGTCGAGCTTGCTGACCGTGTTGCTGACGCCGTTGCTGACCCAGACGTGGCCGGAGGCGTCCACCGCGATGCCGAAGGGCGAGTCCCCCACGGTGCTGGTCCCCACGACCGCCCCGGTGGCGCCCCGGAGCCGGCTGACGATGTTGCTGTACGGCCCGTTGTCGGTGACCCAGACGTCGCCGGAGGGGTCCACCGCGACGCCGTTGGGGGAGCCGCCGATGGCGTAGGTCCCCAGCGTCGCGCCGGTAGCCCCGTTCAGCTTCGTGATGGACCCGCCGGCCTGGTTGGCCACCCAGACGTTGCCGGACGGGTCCACGGCGATGCCGGTCGGGAAGCTGCCGACCGGGTACGTCCCCATCAGGCCCCCGGTGGACCCGTTGAGTTTGCTCACCGTTCCCGAGCCCATGTTCGTGACCCAGGCATTCCCCGACGCGTCCACCGCCACCCCGGCCGGCCATTTGCCGACGCCGCAGGTCCCGAGCACGGCGCCGGTGGAGCTGTCGAGGCGGGTGACGGTGCCGTCCTCGTAGTTGGCCACCCAGACGGACGGGGTCGCGAAGGGAACGGCGCCTCTCACGGTGACGTAGATGCTGCCGGCGGCCCCCGCCACGTTGGCGCCCCAGACGAAGGGCACGTCCAGGACCAGTTGGAACGTCTTGCTCCCGGACGGGATGTCGGCGTTCGGCGTCGCCTCGAAGCTGAAGGTCGCCTCTCCTCCGGGTGGCACCGGCTGGTTGCCCTGCATGACGATGTACACGGGCGAGAACCAGTTGCCGTCGTCGGTGTACAGGCCCCCGGCGTCGCCCTGGGACTGGAGGAAAACCAGGTCGGGGTACCAGGTGATCACCCCCGTGTTCCTGAACACCAGTTGCATCGCCTGGGACTGGCCGCGCGTGAGGGTGCAGTCCGGGCTCTTCGACACCAGCTGGCCGGTCAGGACGCCGGGCTGCGTCACCGAGGTCAGGGCGATGTTCCACGTCACGTTGCCCTGGGAGCCGAACCACTGGGGCGGCGCCAGCCCGGCCGCCTTGTCCGCCACCAATTGAAGGGTGCAGGCGCCGCCGAGGGCCTGCAGGCCGGCGGTGGCGCCGAAGGTGAACACGGCATCCTGCCCCGGCATCACCGACGAGGTGTTCCGCATCCGGATCCGGGTCTTGGACTCCCAGTCTCCGTCCGGAGCGTAGAAAGCGGCCCATTGCTGGTCCCAGGAATTGTCCCCGAGAAAAACCGTGTCCGGGAACCAGGGAATGTTGCCGGTGTTGGTGAACGTGGCGCTCAGGGTGGTGGTGTCGAAGGACGCCAACGCGGTGTTGCCGCCCTGGGATTTCAGCTTGCTGCCGTAGTGCAGCGGGGTGGTCTGGATGTAGAGGGCGGTGTTGCCGTAGGCGTTCCCGAACCACTGGGCCGGGTAGCCCTGACAGGAAGCATCCGCGACCAGTTCAAAGGACTGGTACGACGTGGCGTAGGAATCGTCCGGCATGATGGAGAACTTGAACACCGCGGTCTCGCCGGGCTGCACCGCCGCGGTGTTCTGCATGCGGATCCGGGTCTGGGACACCCACCCGTCGCTCGTGTACAGGTGCGTCGTCCGGTTGTAAGGGCCCGCCGTGCCCAGGAACACGACGGCGGGGTCCCACGCCACGGAGCCGGTGTTGACGACGTCGATCTCCACCGGGTAGACCTGGTAGTGGTCGGCCGTGAAGTTGGCGGTCTGGCGTGTCACCACGCCGTGGTAGGGGCCTTTCGGGGATGCGGCCGCCCGGCCGGTGTTCAGTTCGTCGATGAGGTCGAGGTAGCCGCCGGTCCCGCCCCCGCCCTTGTTGTAGACGAAGTTGGCGTAGTCGTCGATGATGATGACGTTGGCCCGGTGGACGGCCAGGTTCCGCGCGCCGGGGTTGTCCAGGAAGTCCGCCAGGACAAAGCCGCCGAAGTTGAAGTCGAAGAAGTTCATGGGGGAGGCCTGGTCGTAGCCGAGCCGCTTGAGGATGAGCCCGAGGATCGGGACATAGCGGAACAGGTAGTAGACGTGGGCCTGGACGGACGAGGCGACGTTGCTGAAGCCTTCCGTCGCCAGGGACTGCAGCACGATGAAGTACCCGCTCTTGCGCGCCGTGTCCACCCAGTCCGCCAGCGGCCCGGAGAGGGCATCGTAGAGGACCTTCGAGTCGTTGGTGTTCGGCCAGGGGGAGTAGATCTGCGGGTGGGACGGCGAGGAGGAACTGGACCAGAGTTCGGGGTTGGCCGCCACGGTGGCGTCGTCGTCATAGAAGACCACGATGCGCCCCTTCGTCGCCCAGAGCTTGTTCAGGCACAGGTTGGCGCCGCGGGGGATGATCAGGCTGTTGCCGGCGCCATCGCGGAGCACGTTCTTCAGGTAGGCGACGAACCCCGCGTGGTTCATGGCGAAGGTGTGCTGGAAGTCCAGGAGCAGGATTTCGTGACTCGACGCCGGGTTGGCGTAAAACGCCTGGATGCCCGAGATCAGGTCCTGCAGGTTGGCCCCGTGGAGCGAGTGCACGCAGTAGTAGTTCTGCCCCGACTGCTCGACCCGCAGGTCGAAGTAACGGATCCCGTCGGCGAGCTGGGTTGAGAAATTTCTGCGCTGGACCTTCGCCCACCAGGAGGTGATGTCCGTGGCCGCGGCCTTGACCGCGAGCAGCACGCCGAACTCGTCCAGGATGCGGTAGTACCAGTGAGATTCCACGTTGTCGATCCAGGAGATAACCTTCGACACCCCCTTGCCGTCGTTCGCCACCGCCGAGGTCCCGGTGATGCCGTAGGTGCCGGAGTCGTGGGTCCCGGGGATGGCGATGTCGGTCAGCTGCCGGTTTCCGATCACGCTCCGGGAATCGTACATCCAGGAAGGGCCCGACAGCATCGCCGGTCCGGGATTTCCGGATGAACCGGGCGCGGAACCGAGCACGGCGGGGATGAACAGGAAGACGACACAGGCAGAAAGGGCGAACGACCGGGGAACAGCAGGGTTCGACTGTCTTCGGACCATGAGACCTCCTTGAACGCGAAGGGTCAGGCAACGCTTGCGAGGACTGCCCTCATTATTGGGTCTGCGTGCTCAGAGAGCTGTATTGGGGTTGCATCATAACCCAACCCGGCGATAGTCGATAGAGGGCAGGTTGTTGGTTTTCATCTCACTGTTCCAGAACGCTGTCCTGTTTGGTTCTGGCTAAGCCGGGTTGGGGCTACTTGACGGGAATCTTGCGCCGGAGTTCCTCGAACCAGTCCAGGGTGACGCGGAAATGGGTCAGGGGCGGCTTGATATCCTGGACCATCACGAAACCCCGGTTGTCGGGGCCCACGTCCCACCAGAACTCGTCGCTGGACAGGACCGGTTTGACCTTGAAGAGCAACTCGGGCGGACCGGCCTTGAATGTCTCCCCCGTTGTGACGGGGACGGCATAGACCCCGTCCGCGGTGCGGAAAAAGAGTTCCCGGCCGTCCCGGGACCAGATCGGGTAACCGCCGCCGTCCCGCGAGATTTTCTGCTTCTGGCTCGGCTTGGGAAAGGACTGGACGTAAACCTCGAATTCGCCCGATTCGTCCGAGAAGTACGCCAGCCAGCGGCCGTCGGGCGAAACGCGGGCCCCGCCCTCGTTGTACGGGGTCCGCATGAAGGGGGCGCAGGACGAAGGATTCTCCAGGGGAAGCAACCAGATGTCGGTGGCCGGGGAGTCGAGGGTCCGGTCCGGCCGTGCGAAGACGATCCAGGCCCCGTCGGGGGACCAGTCGCCCGGTTCGTCGCCGTTCTGGAGTTTCGCGAGGAGGGTCGATTCCCCACCGGAGGAAGAGGCGGTCATGAGCGTGTACGACAGGTCCATCCGCTGCAGCAGGAACGCCAGTCGGTCACCCCCGGGGGACCAGACGGGGCAGTTCTCCAGAATGATCCGGCTCGTTCCGGGGGTCTCGCTGAAAAGCCGGGAGAAGGCCTGACGCCCCAGCTCGTAGACCCACAGCCGGACGGCAAGGACCTCGGTCTCGGACTTGCCCAGGACGATCCGGTTCCCGTCCGGGCTGAACCGGGGGAGGTTCATCACCCCGTCGGCCTCCAGGAGCCTCCGCTCCATTCCCGTCCGATCGCGGAGAACGAGGGCGTTCCGGGAGGTCTCCGCGTCTGCGGGAAGGTAAACGAGGGTGCCGTCGCTCGAGACGTCGTACTGGGTCCCCCAGGCCACGCCGTCCAGTATCCCCCGGGGCGATCCCGCAATCTCCGGACGGTCCGGGTCGAAGGGGACCGCCATGACCGTCCGGCTATGGCCGGAGGGGGTGTACAGCAGGTGTCCCGTGGAAATCCATCGGGCCCCGTGACCGTTCGGGATCAGCGTCCGCCGGCTCCCGTCCTTCGTCGAGTACAGGTCGATGTTCGATCCCCCGTCCAGGCGGGAGACGCTCAGAAGGAGGCGGTCGCCGCCCGGAAGGATGCCGGAAACGTCGACCCGTCGATCGCCGCGGGCCGGGTCGGGTGAACAGAAGCTGTGAACCTCCCCCCCGTCGGGCCCGACCCAGTGCGGGGTCCCGAACGGAGCTCCGAAGGCCCCGAAAAGCGTGGAGAAATAAAGCCGCCCGTCCGGGCTCCAGACCACCGTGCCCGGCCCTTCGGCCTGGGCGAGGGTGACCGGGGCCCCTCCCTCGGCCGGGACCTTCTGGAGACGTCCCTCGCCGGAGGTGGCGAAAGCGACCCATTTCCCGTCCGGGGAGAAGGCAGGGGAGATCCCCCCTTCCGTGCCACGAAGGGCGAGCGTCTCCCCGCTCCCGAACGAATAGGTGAACAGGGCGGCCTGTTCGCCCCGGTCCGAGGTGTAGACCAGGTGCCGACCATCCGGAGACAGGCAGAAGCAGCGCTTCGAGAAGATGTCACCGATCGGTGCCCGGGCGGGGACGACCACGTCCAGGTGCCGGGTGGGGGCTTGGGCGCCGGAGTGAAAGGAACGGGTCACCCACAGGGCGGCCAGGATCACCAGGACCGACAGGATGATCAGGGCGGGAACCCGCCAACGCCGGCGCCCCGCAGCGCGACCCGGAGCGTAGTGGATCGGCTGGGTTTCATCCCCCGAGGGAAAGGAAAGCGATTCGAGGTGGAAGGCCAGGTCCCGGGCCGACTGGAAACGTTCCGCGGGGTTTTTCTCCAGGCAATGTCTCAGGATCCGGACCAGGCCCGGCGGGACGCTGCCGCTTTCCCTTTCGGGCACCGGCGGCTCCTCGTTCAGGATCGCGTTGAGGGTCTCGATGGCACTCTCTTTCAGGAAGGCGCGCCGGCCGGTCAGCAACTCGTGGAGAACGGCCCCGAAGACGAAGATGTCGGATCGGTGGTCCACCGATTCCCGCCGCACCTGCTCCGGGGACACGTAACCGACGGTGCCCAGCAGTGAACCGGCGTCCGTCTTCATGGGCACGGTGGACAGGGTGGGGTCGGAGCTGTCCTCCGCGGTGGGCTGGAGCTTGGCCAGGCCGAAATCCAGGATCTTGACCTGCCCGTCCCGGGTGAGGAACAGGTTCTCGGGCTTCAGGTCGCGGTGGATGACCCCTTTCTCGTGAGCGGTGGCCAGGCCGCGGGCGACCTGGGAGGCGTAGTCGATGACCTTCCGGACGGGGAGAGGGCCCTGTTCCAGGACCCGGCG from Acidobacteriota bacterium harbors:
- a CDS encoding serine/threonine-protein kinase, whose product is MEGQVGAYEILSLIGEGGMGQVYRAKDKRLGREVAVKVLPPEYARDADRLRRFELEARAVASLSHPNILAIHDFGKEGETCYVVMELLQGMNFRRVLEQGPLPVRKVIDYASQVARGLATAHEKGVIHRDLKPENLFLTRDGQVKILDFGLAKLQPTAEDSSDPTLSTVPMKTDAGSLLGTVGYVSPEQVRRESVDHRSDIFVFGAVLHELLTGRRAFLKESAIETLNAILNEEPPVPERESGSVPPGLVRILRHCLEKNPAERFQSARDLAFHLESLSFPSGDETQPIHYAPGRAAGRRRWRVPALIILSVLVILAALWVTRSFHSGAQAPTRHLDVVVPARAPIGDIFSKRCFCLSPDGRHLVYTSDRGEQAALFTYSFGSGETLALRGTEGGISPAFSPDGKWVAFATSGEGRLQKVPAEGGAPVTLAQAEGPGTVVWSPDGRLYFSTLFGAFGAPFGTPHWVGPDGGEVHSFCSPDPARGDRRVDVSGILPGGDRLLLSVSRLDGGSNIDLYSTKDGSRRTLIPNGHGARWISTGHLLYTPSGHSRTVMAVPFDPDRPEIAGSPRGILDGVAWGTQYDVSSDGTLVYLPADAETSRNALVLRDRTGMERRLLEADGVMNLPRFSPDGNRIVLGKSETEVLAVRLWVYELGRQAFSRLFSETPGTSRIILENCPVWSPGGDRLAFLLQRMDLSYTLMTASSSGGESTLLAKLQNGDEPGDWSPDGAWIVFARPDRTLDSPATDIWLLPLENPSSCAPFMRTPYNEGGARVSPDGRWLAYFSDESGEFEVYVQSFPKPSQKQKISRDGGGYPIWSRDGRELFFRTADGVYAVPVTTGETFKAGPPELLFKVKPVLSSDEFWWDVGPDNRGFVMVQDIKPPLTHFRVTLDWFEELRRKIPVK